One genomic segment of Aquipluma nitroreducens includes these proteins:
- a CDS encoding transporter: MKKKMILLLFSLLLVLVRPSIGQNSEILQDTGFAKRPVFISVLNLQPLTLSKNRILFSLQAEFPEYYKYLNSKNGKTEQVSETMVLNEAYYYGRAVYGLTDRINLFTIIQLASIHHFSPTTTITDKGFGDFAIGGNYRLLESKNFENNLTSSITVGFPTGKYKNIRANDNPLGLGAYKFKGDVAGLHRFKNLDMIYSIYFEYRTGNSQGLNVGDEAGASITFQKQFNSNYGNFGLEGGAYGFWNLKDKKAGSSIPYTDDYNANLFVGAWFNYLKDFYLRFGVPYTIYQNKSWLTKYTALIQLDYYFDLKTNK; encoded by the coding sequence ATGAAAAAGAAAATGATTCTTCTGTTGTTCAGCTTATTACTAGTATTAGTAAGGCCATCTATCGGACAGAATTCCGAAATACTACAAGATACCGGATTTGCTAAAAGACCCGTATTTATCTCAGTATTAAATCTTCAACCTTTAACCCTCAGTAAGAATAGGATACTTTTTAGTTTACAGGCAGAGTTCCCTGAATACTACAAATATCTGAATTCGAAAAATGGAAAAACCGAGCAAGTTTCTGAAACTATGGTCCTAAATGAGGCATATTACTATGGTCGTGCAGTTTATGGACTTACAGACCGTATTAATTTATTCACTATAATTCAGCTTGCTTCAATTCATCATTTTTCTCCAACAACAACAATTACCGACAAAGGATTCGGAGATTTTGCAATAGGGGGTAATTATAGACTTCTTGAATCGAAAAATTTCGAAAATAACCTGACTTCAAGCATAACTGTTGGTTTTCCAACCGGAAAATACAAAAATATTAGAGCGAATGATAACCCGCTCGGTCTTGGGGCATACAAGTTTAAAGGTGACGTAGCCGGCCTGCATCGATTCAAGAATCTGGATATGATATATTCAATCTATTTTGAATATCGTACCGGCAATTCCCAAGGATTAAATGTAGGAGATGAAGCAGGCGCATCTATAACTTTTCAAAAACAGTTCAATTCAAATTATGGAAATTTTGGTCTTGAAGGTGGCGCTTATGGTTTCTGGAATTTAAAGGACAAAAAAGCTGGCTCATCTATTCCATATACCGACGATTACAATGCTAATCTTTTTGTTGGCGCATGGTTTAATTATTTGAAAGACTTCTACCTCCGGTTCGGAGTGCCCTACACGATCTATCAAAATAAAAGCTGGTTAACCAAATATACTGCTTTAATACAGCTTGATTATTATTTCGATTTGAAAACAAATAAATAA
- a CDS encoding TetR/AcrR family transcriptional regulator, translating into MERQSTDIRQEQIKQAVIDIISTHGIKNLSIKNLAERIGMSEGSIFRHFKSKNDIIVSIFNDIQDNFIGELGKIARSDEEPSIRLNKYLSTTIEYHTNNKGINMLLFSEASYKNDPELKKRLQQIFHDQKQFVMEIISDGISAEIWDENVVIENVALMYMGIPLAMNMEMLIGGKGFQFDNFCSQMILLLLKMLKK; encoded by the coding sequence ATGGAACGACAGAGCACTGATATTCGCCAGGAACAAATTAAACAAGCAGTAATTGATATTATCTCAACCCATGGAATAAAAAATCTATCAATCAAGAATCTTGCTGAACGGATTGGTATGAGCGAGGGAAGTATTTTTCGTCATTTTAAATCTAAAAATGACATTATCGTATCCATTTTCAACGATATACAAGATAATTTTATTGGGGAACTAGGAAAAATAGCAAGGTCTGATGAAGAGCCTTCCATTCGATTAAATAAATACCTGAGTACGACTATTGAATATCATACTAATAACAAAGGAATAAACATGTTGCTTTTTTCTGAGGCATCCTATAAAAACGATCCTGAACTAAAGAAACGTCTGCAACAAATCTTTCACGATCAAAAACAGTTCGTGATGGAAATAATTTCAGATGGTATTAGTGCAGAAATCTGGGATGAAAATGTCGTTATAGAAAACGTAGCATTAATGTATATGGGCATTCCTCTTGCAATGAATATGGAAATGTTGATTGGTGGAAAAGGTTTTCAATTCGATAATTTTTGCAGCCAAATGATACTATTATTATTGAAAATGCTTAAAAAATAA
- a CDS encoding thioredoxin domain-containing protein, whose translation MFKHFIFCFLALSFFFNQLAVAQIASTGFEEENNIYEKVYDAKLNLNNGDYRTLTQLSAIKPVILALIFTRCSGICNPFLLQLKENLQFKTDTGNFSVLVLSFDPRDTREDMINLSKGLNLGNNKQWLFATTGDIEKLNLSVGFNPLWDSIRSQYDHDALLVGVNKEGYITKKLIGMRNKSDLELLIRSVNDVFSPSYRLPAKNQLFSCFNYNPETGKNTPGLGLLFLALPAIIALLLLFGISYSVRHKQI comes from the coding sequence ATGTTTAAACATTTTATTTTCTGCTTCCTAGCATTAAGTTTTTTCTTTAATCAGTTAGCCGTAGCTCAAATTGCCTCAACCGGGTTTGAGGAAGAAAACAATATCTACGAAAAAGTTTATGATGCAAAATTAAACTTAAACAATGGAGATTATCGAACTCTGACTCAGCTATCTGCCATAAAACCAGTTATTTTAGCTTTAATTTTCACAAGATGTTCAGGCATTTGCAACCCATTTCTCTTACAATTAAAAGAAAATCTGCAATTTAAAACCGATACTGGGAACTTTAGCGTTTTAGTACTTAGCTTCGATCCCAGAGACACCCGCGAGGATATGATAAACCTGTCGAAAGGTCTTAACCTTGGAAATAATAAACAATGGCTTTTTGCGACCACCGGCGACATTGAAAAACTGAACCTGTCGGTAGGGTTCAACCCTTTATGGGACAGCATCCGGAGCCAGTATGATCATGATGCCCTACTGGTTGGCGTTAATAAAGAAGGTTATATCACGAAAAAACTGATTGGCATGAGAAATAAATCAGATCTTGAATTATTGATCAGAAGTGTCAACGATGTTTTTTCTCCTTCATATCGGTTGCCAGCTAAGAATCAATTATTCTCCTGTTTTAATTACAATCCTGAAACGGGAAAGAATACTCCCGGATTAGGTTTGCTTTTTCTGGCGCTACCAGCAATCATTGCGCTGTTATTGCTATTTGGCATTAGCTATAGCGTTCGGCATAAGCAGATTTGA